A segment of the Arachis hypogaea cultivar Tifrunner chromosome 5, arahy.Tifrunner.gnm2.J5K5, whole genome shotgun sequence genome:
AGACACTTTGATATCTCCATATACAAACAACAGGATAAAGAAATAAACAAGTCAGAATTTTCATCAGTGGTTTTAAATTGGGTATGCTAGTATGCTGCTTGCTTTGCTTTCAATTCCCAAAAACCACAATTTAGTAAGTTTCTTTATGATTAGTACTCGAATTTAAACTAACTAAACTTGCCAATATACAGGACCAAGTAAATAATTGGCAATTACAACACAACTAAAAATAGGGATCATCTAGAAATCCATAGGggaaagaaatttaaattttacaacACAACTTCAGAGTCTCTTAGGACAGAAAAAGCATACTCAATGCCCATGGTTGGTAACTAGTTTTACTTAAGACCCATGTTTTAATATCTTCAAAATAAAGAAAGTGAAAAGACAACCATAATTCGGGGAAAAAACACTTTctcttgaattttaattgatgCTTCCCAGTTCAGTGCATGATTCTCAACAAACATGAAAGATATTTTTCAGTGATGTTACCTTCTCATTGATATTCCTGGCAACCTCAAGTGCCTTTGTGTAAGCTTCACCAGCAGAAACACAGTAGTTGGCAAGTCCTGCAGTAAATGGAATGGTACACAATGTGTTATGTGTTCAAAGATAttcttgtacctccaaattttatttttctaaagaaCACAGTGGAGCATATACAATAATCcaataatgaaaacaaaaaagaGTGAGGTGAGTGATGTGCAAATAAGATGAATAAAAGCATTTGAAAAGGATCAAATAAACACCGGTtacaatatttttcttcagagaagttataattaaaataccaTATCTATGTAAAGTTATTGAGAGTTTGTAAGTAACTTTAGAAAATTAAGCAATCCCATTTCGAAGGACAGTCCATGACTCAGTTCTCAATTtgactgaaaaattataaaagtgaTGGATAAAGTTTGATAAGAAAAATCCTCATCCAACATTCCTCTCACTATTTAATTCAAGAACCAATCAGTGGCTTGTAATTGTCATTCTAAAATAGAAGAAAGATCATTCAGTATGTTTTATCCAATGCATGTTTTGTCCAATACCAGTATCCAATGCAAACATTAAGGACATAAGAAAATGACACTGAATCCCACACCTTTGCTTTCGGAGCGAGACGAGCCATGAGAGCTGCAGCAGCATTACCAGCATTGTTCTCCTCTATGAAACTGATGGTTGAATTGATGACAAGCAAAGTGATAATACCAACAAAGTCTTGCCAATCAGGAGGCTTACcctgtataataataataagagcaaGTACAAAATAATCAAACTCAGATTGAGTTCACCTAAACTTAGCAACATATGGTGCCATCAAACTGCAGCCAATGAAAGCAACATATGGTGCCATGTAAGAAAATGGAACACACAAAAGCACCAGGGATGTAATGTCTGACAAAGAAAGCACATTAATACCAAAAGCAACATATTTTCAGTTTAATCACACACGCCGTCAGCATCTCTATAGGTCAAAGAAGAGCCACACACCTTATTCTTCACTGAATAAGACTTATGACCATGGCTCCAGCGTGTTCCACGCACATTTCCTACCCATACATCAAAACCTTGATCTGCAAGGATGAAGCTCAATGATTGTTCAGGAGTATTTAGAAACCATGCATCACCTGCCTGATCACGTCAAATAGCATCAACATATCAAAATGGAGATTCAATCAGATTATTTAAAACTTCAAAAGGGAACTTCACTAAAACCtgaacaagtaaacttgtaacattaatctatatatatatatatattgtaccaGTTGGTGGGAGAATATTGGAAGAAGATGATAAAAGGGCAAAGCATGCCTGAAGCAATCAAAGAGATACTTGTTGTTGAGGATCCACAAATATCATCATCAGATTCATCAAAAACCAAGGATAATTTCATTAGGGACTTTGATATAAAGCCTAATGTCATATTATATCACTCCCACAAGTAGAAGCAAAAGCACAATTTGGTTATTGCACTACATGAATTAGAAAGGAAGTAAAGAGACAAGCATAAAGGTTCATGAATCCTTCTATTTTCAATCAAGCAAATtctaaaatcaaagaaagaaacaGCATCCTTCTTATAGAAGTAAAATAGTATCATGTTTCAATTTGATATTCAGAGCTTAATCAGaacaaaaaagagaaaggaaaaggaaagcaaagagaaCAAGGAAAGGGGATGCAATGAGAAAAGTGAATGGAATTGACTATGGACTAGCGAATTACCTGCATGCGCGAACAATAAGTGAGGAGAACAACCCAA
Coding sequences within it:
- the LOC112800870 gene encoding uncharacterized protein isoform X1; translation: MGVDQIKKRKMALIQDVDKLKRKLRHEENVHSILNTCFLSCQDQYRVFIIILSNIQEQSRSGCTRTEKARHWRWISWVVLLTYCSRMQYLFDCFRHALPFYHLLPIFSHQLAGDAWFLNTPEQSLSFILADQGFDVWVGNVRGTRWSHGHKSYSVKNKGKPPDWQDFVGIITLLVINSTISFIEENNAGNAAAALMARLAPKAKDLPTTVFLLVKLTQRHLRLPGISMRRSGEWGDHLTLQAAADKGIAYAQSNVNKSKKKN
- the LOC112800870 gene encoding uncharacterized protein isoform X3, translating into MGVDQIKKRKMALIQDVDKLKRKLRHEENVHSILNTCFLSCQDQYRVFIIILSNIQEQSRSGCTRTEKARHWRWISWVVLLTYCSRMQAGDAWFLNTPEQSLSFILADQGFDVWVGNVRGTRWSHGHKSYSVKNKGKPPDWQDFVGIITLLVINSTISFIEENNAGNAAAALMARLAPKAKDLPTTVFLLVKLTQRHLRLPGISMRRSGEWGDHLTLQAAADKGIAYAQSNVNKSKKKN
- the LOC112800870 gene encoding uncharacterized protein isoform X2, coding for MGVDQIKKRKMALIQDVDKLKRKLRHEENVHSILNTCFLSCQEQSRSGCTRTEKARHWRWISWVVLLTYCSRMQYLFDCFRHALPFYHLLPIFSHQLAGDAWFLNTPEQSLSFILADQGFDVWVGNVRGTRWSHGHKSYSVKNKGKPPDWQDFVGIITLLVINSTISFIEENNAGNAAAALMARLAPKAKDLPTTVFLLVKLTQRHLRLPGISMRRSGEWGDHLTLQAAADKGIAYAQSNVNKSKKKN
- the LOC112800870 gene encoding uncharacterized protein isoform X6; the encoded protein is MGVDQIKKRKMALIQDEQSRSGCTRTEKARHWRWISWVVLLTYCSRMQYLFDCFRHALPFYHLLPIFSHQLAGDAWFLNTPEQSLSFILADQGFDVWVGNVRGTRWSHGHKSYSVKNKGKPPDWQDFVGIITLLVINSTISFIEENNAGNAAAALMARLAPKAKDLPTTVFLLVKLTQRHLRLPGISMRRSGEWGDHLTLQAAADKGIAYAQSNVNKSKKKN
- the LOC112800870 gene encoding uncharacterized protein isoform X9, yielding MGVDQIKKRKMALIQDEQSRSGCTRTEKARHWRWISWVVLLTYCSRMQAGDAWFLNTPEQSLSFILADQGFDVWVGNVRGTRWSHGHKSYSVKNKGKPPDWQDFVGIITLLVINSTISFIEENNAGNAAAALMARLAPKAKDLPTTVFLLVKLTQRHLRLPGISMRRSGEWGDHLTLQAAADKGIAYAQSNVNKSKKKN
- the LOC112800870 gene encoding uncharacterized protein isoform X4, with the translated sequence MKRMCIVYLILAFFLVRINTGCLLLFYQIFRNKVEVAALEQKRLGIGDGSVGLFSSLIVRACRHALPFYHLLPIFSHQLAGDAWFLNTPEQSLSFILADQGFDVWVGNVRGTRWSHGHKSYSVKNKGKPPDWQDFVGIITLLVINSTISFIEENNAGNAAAALMARLAPKAKDLPTTVFLLVKLTQRHLRLPGISMRRSGEWGDHLTLQAAADKGIAYAQSNVNKSKKKN
- the LOC112800870 gene encoding uncharacterized protein isoform X8, with amino-acid sequence MNKVEVAALEQKRLGIGDGSVGLFSSLIVRACRHALPFYHLLPIFSHQLAGDAWFLNTPEQSLSFILADQGFDVWVGNVRGTRWSHGHKSYSVKNKGKPPDWQDFVGIITLLVINSTISFIEENNAGNAAAALMARLAPKAKDLPTTVFLLVKLTQRHLRLPGISMRRSGEWGDHLTLQAAADKGIAYAQSNVNKSKKKN
- the LOC112800870 gene encoding uncharacterized protein isoform X7; its protein translation is MKRMCIVYLILAFFLVRNKVEVAALEQKRLGIGDGSVGLFSSLIVRACRHALPFYHLLPIFSHQLAGDAWFLNTPEQSLSFILADQGFDVWVGNVRGTRWSHGHKSYSVKNKGKPPDWQDFVGIITLLVINSTISFIEENNAGNAAAALMARLAPKAKDLPTTVFLLVKLTQRHLRLPGISMRRSGEWGDHLTLQAAADKGIAYAQSNVNKSKKKN
- the LOC112800870 gene encoding uncharacterized protein isoform X5; translated protein: MGVDQIKKRKMALIQDVDKLKRKLRHEENVHSILNTCFLSCQEQSRSGCTRTEKARHWRWISWVVLLTYCSRMQAGDAWFLNTPEQSLSFILADQGFDVWVGNVRGTRWSHGHKSYSVKNKGKPPDWQDFVGIITLLVINSTISFIEENNAGNAAAALMARLAPKAKDLPTTVFLLVKLTQRHLRLPGISMRRSGEWGDHLTLQAAADKGIAYAQSNVNKSKKKN